The Xyrauchen texanus isolate HMW12.3.18 chromosome 33, RBS_HiC_50CHRs, whole genome shotgun sequence region tagcccatctgcctcaaggttcgatgtgttgtgcattctgagatgctattctgttcattaccatagcctttctgccagctcgaaccagtctggtcattctccattgacctctctcatccgcagaactgccgctcgctggatgtttttgtgtttggCTCCATTCGGAGGAAACCTTAGAaattgttgtgcgtgaaaatctaaggagatctgcagttacagaaatactcaaaccagcctgtctggcaccaagaaTTAGGCCACGGTCTATcacatttttttccacattctgatggttgattatTAACATCAGATGATCAGAACATTAACAAAAGTTTCTgaaccgtatctgcatgattttaagcattgcactgctgcaacatgattggctgattagataatcacatgaatacgtAGGTGTACAGCTGTACCTAATAAaaagctcagtgagtgtatatatatatatttatgtggaaGTGTTGTGCAAATATCTTGTATAGGTCTCTTCATTACccatgactctctctctctctctttccttttcttACAGATGTCAGAGATGAAGGTAAGGTAAGTCGTGTTGCAGTTAagtgaacatttttatatttgatgtaagtACCTTGATGGATTTTCTGTATGTCCAAGATCAGCTTGAGTTTATTAAAGAAGCTTGTGGCAGATCTCTTGCTACTTTGTGAAGGAGGAAGCGAGAGCCGGGTAAACAATCCATGTAAGCTTTTTATTACACACACTTTTTGTCTAATACACACtgtttgcttttcagcaacacacacacaagactctTCTGCGtgactctctctatctctcctccGGTGGTCTGGGCTCCcattttatccctctccagctctcattgTAACACAAAACAGCAGTTAGTGATAATTtctcacaggtgtcaatccttaccgttatTCCTCTGCTGACCTCGCTGTCCACAGATTTCACTCGGCCACTCCTACATCACTACAAAGCTGTAGGTGATTGTTTTTTATGAAATGGCAAGCAGAAAATTCCCTGTTCCCTGAAAGATATAATTTCATTGTCTTACCTGTGACACTAAAATGCTCTCATTCTCCATCTTAAAGTTGTCTCCAAGAGTCTCTaaatgtatatgtgcatgtttttttttttgtaaaggggTGTGTGTTTTATTCAGTATTGGCGGACATTCTAGAATTAGGCTACTTCTTGCTTGGTGTGCGGCATGAGCCTTTTTGTCCACATCTGCTTCTTTGTCCGTAGGATAATGGAGACACTGAAGAAGACAGATCCAGAGTTAATACAGATGGATGAGTTTAAGAACAAGCAGCTACTCGGTTTAACCATCAACCTGTTGCTGTTCATTCGCTCACAGGTTCCTGTCACCAAGAAACTTTTTCAAAGCTGTAAGCATCTTCACAATTTTACGACTATTGTCCCATTGTGTTTAAGAGATTAGGTTGGAACCAGCCatgcagaacaccctagcaaccacctagcaatgttaTAGCAACCTCACAGAATACCCCATTAACCTCCCACAATGCTCTAGAAAACAGctggaacaccttagcaactgcctagcaaccagtcagaacacgCTAGCAACTACCCAACAATGCCTTAGGTATATAATGCAATACAATACAATCAACTGTTTCAGAGCACTTgtgccaaaatattaaatatgatcatatattGTTTTCAATAATCTTTTTATAGTTtggttttaattaaaatgtatatctaGCAGTGCCCTAAtaaacacacagaacaccttcAGAACAATCAAGAACACTCTAGTGACCagtcagaacacattagcaacaacCTAACAACCACATAAGACACCTAGCAATGCCacagcaaccagccagaacacactAGTATCCTCCTAGCAATACTCTAGCAACTAGCTACAAAGACTGCCCCTTAAAGGGGTCAAGAAATGCAGTTTTTTATCATTTgagatgtttcagcagggtgctaactataaatgctctttttagattggggaggacgttttgagttatgaaattacagtatattttaatagtacagttacctcttatatgtctaaatatcaaggaaaactTGATTCTCTATTTCATGACCTTTTTAACAACCACCTTCATCCCTTCAAACAGCCAATGCATTCAAACTATGCAAACTAAActatttatataacattttaaagtgACCTTCATACTGTTGTAAGCTTCCCAGCAAGACAATGTTCAAAGTTTGTCTTCACAAACTTTCCTTTTCACATAACACTTTCTAATTCGATGATGTTTTTGATACTTTCCTTCCCTCAGATGCCCAAGAAGTTGTTCTGGATCCTGACTCAGCTCATCCAAAGCTTATTATATCCCCAGCAGGCGACTCAGTCACTTATACCAACACCTGGCAGGAAGTTCCTGAAAATCCCTCTCGCTTCGACACCACCCTGAACGTGATTAGCCGAAAGTTCTTCCAGAATGTTCGTAACTACTGGGAGGTGCAGGTCACTGGCAAGACATACTGGGAGCTAGGGCTCACATACCCCAACATCCCCAGGAAGGGGCGAGAGGAAAACTGCTGGCTGGGCCGGTGCCCAAAGTCCTGGtgcattgagtattttaatggtGATTACACAGCCTGGCACAATGGCATTCCCCATGAGCTCACTCATGTATCTGGAAGAACATTTGAGCGCATTGGCATCTTCTCCAGCTCAGAAGGAGGTTTCGTTTGTTTCTTGGGGGCCGACACCATGATGCCCTTGTATAGCTTTTGTGCAGGAACCTTCACAGATTCATTATACCAAGCTGTCTGTCCTGGTCACGACAACCAGGGTACAAACGGCAAGCCACTATTGATTTGTGATGCTTCGAAATACACCCATATCTTGTGATGGACAACCAATAAGAACAAAAGTCAAAGTCAGGATTACACTTAGATCTGTTTAGCTGTGATGTCAATTTATAGACGAATGGATTTTCATATGAGTTTATATAGCAGGGATTTTCACCTTATGAGTAAAAACATTACTTGACGGTACATGGATTGTTTGTTCTATAACTtatattacacactttcataccttaAACGCATTTTTAAGCtaccttatttaaaaaaaaaaaagtatggaattcaatatggcttcaaaattcatgtttgaggtatgtGTGTTATGTAGGTGTgttttgtagaacaaaatgtccatgTATCATCAAGAAAAGTTTACCAGACTTTttttactcataagttgaaaaacccctttataaaaacccataggaaatccAGAGGGAACTCATGGTGAAATCTCTTtagggtttttggactacaacctgaacagctctattgactGTTTTAGGCACTTATTTCAATAACTTATTTGTTTAAACAGTGCATACTGTAAAGTGgattttactgtatttatttctgttttgagGACTCCAGTGTGAAGTATGAATTGTATGTTTACTAAACGTTTATTCATGTATAACTGACAAAAATGACAGAGTTCAATAAAGTAGTTTAATACAACACAATAAGGCTTACAGATGCATTCATTTGATGCGAAgtaatttaaacaaaattcagCCCCACTTTGTACAATATAATGCTACTACAATACAAAAAACTTTGCACGGCATTTGTgccaaaaatatcaaatattatcatattcttttcatttcaataatttgtaatgatttcaataaacatttatattatcactgtaaagcatttaaaataatttacaataaaatatgaaatattgtttCCCCCCTTCAATTCCATTTCAAAACAAGTGGAGCAAACAGTTCCTTTTATATAGTCATAGCACTTCACTAATAATCCATGCAGAGGAGAGAGCCTTATCGGTGCATTTAGTTGGTGCACAGGCTGGAAGATTCAGTGCGTGATTTGGATGAATAGTATACAGTTTATATGAGgatgaaaaatacaaaaacacaaccGGCTCACAAACACAGCCAACACATCAGAGCCTTTCATTAAAGCAAtagtttacataaaaaagaaattctgtatttactcatcttcatgttgctccaaacctatatgctgttattttttatgaacacaaaaggacaaattttaaacaatgtttaagcAGCTCTTTTCAACTACAACTAGAGAGATCCAGTGTAAGGGAATTTTGTTTTTCAGTGAATTCGGTGAAAAGCTAtagtattgcttcagaagaccagAAATATAGTTCACAAGTCATATAGaatacttttatttctttattggtgtttttggtcctttttggagcttgccaGCAGTGGTCACTATGCAGTATAGATAACGGCTGCATGAAGATTCttgaaaatgtttccttttgtgttacacgcTAAAAAATAACAGCACACAAGATGAGTCAAATAATtatagaattttcatatttgggtgaactatttctttaaagttgAAATAGCAGATCAGGTCAGCTGGGACAGATGATAAATGGTTAAACTGGTCACCAGTGGTACATTAGCTGCCTATGAACTCAATACAAAACATCAGATAAATTTAAAGCTACACTGTGCTTAAAAATTACAAGTTGAATACATggggtattgtttttttttttttggtgaacgcAAACTAACTAGTGAGGGATGAATGAATAGCCTCTAAAACAGGCAGGTGTCAGCATTACTTCAGTATTTGCCACTCCATTTCCATTCAATCCCTTTCTTTGACCCCCTTTAAAGAGCATTCTGGACTAGGAACCAAGCCAAACCAAACTGAAATGCTACAAATGGCCATTTAGGCTTAGAATTGTATAGCtgaaaatgcaatacaaaagatATTATGActgttataattattaatataaaaaggcAGGTGGAATTAACATGTAATATGCATTGACAGAAAAATGTGAAAGAACCATTCAGTACCTTTGCTGGCCAAACTTAAGGACTTatggaaattaaaaaaaggaaTCACAGACTGCTTGGCTGAAGCTATGATGAAAAGCAATAAAAATTACCGTTGCTTTTGGTGGCACAGTAAGACAGAAAAATAAAGTTTACTGTAGTGATGAGGTTCAGTCGTTCTATGGATTTTCAAAGAGCATTAATGACAGATGAGATACTGACAACAGATAAACGTTTTTAACAGCTACAAAAATGAATCTTTGAAATGCTGATCATGGCAGGAACTTAATATTAGTAGACTGATTTTCCAAAAGAGCAGACGCCTTTGAGCCATATAAAGCCACTGCCATTTTATTGAGAAAGTTGGCAGCAAACTTTCAAAGTTGGCAAAGTAACATGGATATTTTACACTGCCAGTTGACAATGATCAGATCATATGTGACATCAACATTCCCTGGAATAAAACGAGGAAGTGAATTCGAACCACCAAAACttgaacatgtaaaaaaaaacttttccggTGTCCGTATGCCCAGCATATAAAACGTAAAAAAttgctttcacacacacacaacaactcTTCCAGCTGGGTTTAGATTATCCCTGAATTTTGTGACCGATTGGTCGAGTGAAGTCAGTCAGTGAGTCAGTCAGTTGTCAGTCCCACACTGCTTGATAACCAGATATGTAGACCGTTTGACAATTTCTTGCTTAAAATAACTGTAACAAATATTTTGCTCAAGTATTAGATTGAGGTTTCCCTCTGTATGGCGattaatgacaaaaataataaaaatttggTGAAAAAGATCACAAATTATATGTGCTACTGTTTAAGACATAGTTCACATTTAGAATTGAAAATTATGCTactatttactcaacctaatgCCACTCTAAACACGTGGCTTCCTTTCTTCCAATTACCTTTGCTGTGCTTTTATTGTCCTTTTTCAAGACTGACAGACCAGAGTTACTATTCATTACATGGCAAATAAACCCTGAGATGACCTTTTAAAAAttacccttttgtgttccacggaagaaatacatacaggtttggagtgacattagggtgagtatatga contains the following coding sequences:
- the si:ch211-28p3.4 gene encoding probable E3 ubiquitin-protein ligase TRIML1, with translation MALVRIRVGESIMKTQTQDTPIKLQETLKRQRDILAFRMKKLSSKQSDFNSKTAKLKEKIMKKYDDMKRVLDEDLQITLCQLDTEAEAMERAVEDNIEKSYCLTKEIDQQLAELSAQLEKDKQQSQEKMSEMKVRIMETLKKTDPELIQMDEFKNKQLLGLTINLLLFIRSQVPVTKKLFQSYAQEVVLDPDSAHPKLIISPAGDSVTYTNTWQEVPENPSRFDTTLNVISRKFFQNVRNYWEVQVTGKTYWELGLTYPNIPRKGREENCWLGRCPKSWCIEYFNGDYTAWHNGIPHELTHVSGRTFERIGIFSSSEGGFVCFLGADTMMPLYSFCAGTFTDSLYQAVCPGHDNQGTNGKPLLICDASKYTHIL